Proteins encoded in a region of the Misgurnus anguillicaudatus chromosome 9, ASM2758022v2, whole genome shotgun sequence genome:
- the LOC129423833 gene encoding E3 ubiquitin-protein ligase UHRF2, producing the protein MWIQVRTIDGKETRTIDDLSRLTKIESLRVKIKEIFNVKPEQQRLFYRGKQMEDGQTLFDYNVGLNDIVQLLIRSQTDAPDSPVLNNGEGVICITAPPTTESVPPPTTPTTTIVSPATVSPETVSNSNGDGSKSCTVASDSQPSTSSRTPLIDPGIGRYKVNELVDCRDVSIGAWFEGVIEKVSPASKGQNGKAETSPPAPRVGRPRKQTNGKLGSEETTDSNGTSEKQINSDNSEPSTSKTDACEDAVYHIKYEDYPENGVVAMTLNDVRPRARTLLRFDQLHVGDVVMVNYNLELPEERGFWYDAEITSLNDISRTNKEIHMKILLGGPGDVIGDCKLTFLDEIYKIEKPGATALSAADGPFKRKSGPECKHCKADPDVECRFCSCCVCGGKQDAHMQLLCDECNMAFHIYCLNPPLSAIPEDEDWYCPTCKNDSSEVVKAGEKLKTSKKKAKMPSATTESHRDWGKGMACVGRTKECTIVPSNHYGPVPGVPVGTTWKFRVQVSEAGVHRPHVGGIHGRSNDGSYSLVLAGGFEDEVDRGDEFTYTGSGGRDLSGNKRIGEHSFDQTLTHMNRALALNCDAPLNDKNGAESRNWRAGKPVRVIRSSKGRRISKYAPEEGNRYDGIYKVVKYWPEIGKCGFLVWRYLLRRDDVEPAPWTPEGIERSKKLGLKVQYPPGYLEAMANKTKKEASVRGGGGSTRGRKRGRPRSTRGHRNTREKEEKPTVNVEEEDHHQSNSSPDRAEENLTGVCEEQEEPQVKRSKDVEAFVLSEEQRSLIQEDDPNRKLWDEALSFLVEGPNFLRKVEQMFMCVCCQELSYQPITTECSHNVCKTCLQRSFRAEVFTCPACRHDLGKDYPMTLNKNLQLLLDQFFPGYSKGR; encoded by the exons ATGGAAGATGGTCAGACGCTGTTCGATTACAACGTCGGCCTTAATGACATCGTCCAGCTTCTCATTCGCTCACAGACTGACGCTCCAGACAGCCCCGTCCTTAACAACGGTGAGGGTGTGATCTGCATAacagccccgcccaccacagaATCTGTCCCACCCCCAACCACACCCACCACAACAATCGTTTCTCCAGCAACAGTTTCTCCAGAAACGGTTTCCAATAGCAACGGAGACGGGTCCAAATCATGTACTGTGGCATCAGACAGCCAACCATCCACATCCAGCCGGACTCCTCTCATCGATCCTGGCATTGGACGGTACAAA GTTAATGAGTTAGTGGACTGCAGGGACGTCAGTATTGGCGCCTGGTTCGAGGGCGTCATCGAAAAAGTTTCTCCTGCCTCTAAAGGACAAAATGGCAAAGCCGAAACGTCGCCACCTGCTCCCAGGGTGGGCCGACCCAGAAAACAGACTAATGGAAAGCTGGGTTCTGAGGAAACTACGGACAGTAATGGCACATCAGAGAAACAAATAAACTCAGACAACAGCGAACCATCCACATCAAAAACAGACGCCTGTGAGGACGCCGTATACCACATTAAATATGAAGA TTATCCAGAGAACGGTGTGGTGGCGATGACTCTGAATGACGTGCGGCCGCGGGCCAGAACTCTGTTGAGGTTTGATCAGCTACATGTCGGTGATGTTGTGATGGTGAATTATAACCTGGAGCTGCCGGAGGAGAGAGGATTCTGGTACGACGCTGAGATCACATCACTGAACGACATCTCACGCACCAATAAAGAGATCCACATGAAGATCTTACTGGG AGGCCCAGGAGATGTGATTGGTGACTGTAAGCTGACATTTCTTGATGAGATTTACAAGATAGAAAAACCAGGAGCGACAGCGCTATCTGCTGCAGACGGACCCTTCAAAC gTAAGAGCGGTCCGGAGTGTAAACACTGTAAGGCAGATCCAGATGTTGAGTGTCGCTTCTGTTCATGTTGTGTTTGTGGAGGCAAACAAGACGCTCACATGCAGTTATTGTGTGACGAGTGTAACATGGCCTTTCACATTTACTGTCTGAATCCACCGCTGTCTGCTATACCAGAGGACGAGGACTG gtaTTGTCCCACCTGTAAGAATGACAGCAGTGAGGTTGTAAAAGCCGGTGAGAAACTCAAAACCAGTAAGAAAAAAGCCAAGATGCCGTCAGCCACTACAGAGAGCCACAGAGACTGGGGCAAG ggAATGGCTTGTGTGGGCCGTACTAAAGAATGCACAATCGTCCCCTCCAATCATTATGGTCCGGTCCCTGGTGTTCCTGTCGGAACGACGTGGAAGTTTCGTGTTCAG GTGAGTGAGGCGGGCGTTCACAGGCCTCACGTGGGTGGGATTCACGGTCGCAGTAATGACGGCTCGTACTCGCTGGTGCTCGCTGGAGGATTTGAAGATGAAGTT GACCGGGGTGATGAGTTCACCTACACAGGTAGTGGAGGTCGAGACCTGTCGGGTAACAAGCGAATCGGAGAGCATTCATTTGATCAAACTCTCACACACATGAACAG GGCTCTGGCGCTGAACTGTGACGCACCCCTGAATGATAAAAATGGGGCGGAGTCTCGTAACTGGCGGGCAGGTAAACCGGTGAGAGTTATCCGCAGCTCGAAGGGCCGACGAATCAGCAAGTATGCACCTGAAGAGGGAAACCGATACGATGGCATTTATAAG GTGGTGAAGTATTGGCCTGAGATTGGTAAGTGTGGATTTCTGGTGTGGAGGTATCTGCTGAGGCGAGATGATGTTGAACCAGCACCCTGGACTCCTGAAGGAATAGAACGAAGCAAAAAACTGGGCCTAAAAGTCCAG TATCCTCCTGGTTATCTCGAGGCGATGGCCAATAAGACAAAGAAAGAAGCGAGTGTCAGAGGAGGTGGCGGATCCACGCGGGGCAGGAAAAGAGGTCGACCCAGATCCACACGAGGACACAGGAACACTCGAGAGAAAGAGGAGAAGCCGACGGTGAACGTGGAGGAAGAAGATCATCATCAGAGTAACAGCAGTCCAGACAGAGCCGAGGAAAACCTCACGG gTGTGTGCGAGGAGCAGGAGGAGCCGCAGGTGAAGCGCTCAAAGGATGTGGAAGCGTTTGTTCTGTCAGAGGAACAGCGGAGTCTCATACAAGAAGATGATCCCAACAGGAAACTGTGGGATGAAGCTCTGAGCTTCCTCGTGGAGGGACCG AACTTCCTGCGTAAGGTGGAGCAGATGTTCATGTGCGTCTGCTGTCAAGAGTTATCCTACCAGCCAATCACCACTGAGTGCTCACACAATGTCTGCAAG ACCTGTCTGCAGAGGTCGTTTCGAGCCGAAGTGTTCACCTGCCCCGCCTGCCGCCACGACCTGGGTAAAGATTATCCCATGACCCTCAATAAAAACCTACAGCTGCTCCTGGATCAGTTTTTCCCTGGTTACAGCAAAGGACGATGA